In the Theobroma cacao cultivar B97-61/B2 chromosome 1, Criollo_cocoa_genome_V2, whole genome shotgun sequence genome, one interval contains:
- the LOC18611910 gene encoding GATA transcription factor 7 encodes MAVENINCSDSNNNNTVLSLSADEIEEFSSLESTKLCVPQDPLEDLDWLPDFTDEIISLDGFCLTPEHEINFSYVSPNSYEVPEQKTTEDIDDDYSAWESKRPRSVFEQSITFTKKKRRKRGGKRVWETRDFALVADDKEAIVVGEEWNCRNVRRTCSHCLSENTPQWRMGPSGPKTLCNACGVRYKSGRLMPEYRPAASPTFDITKHSNFHKKILKRKGFE; translated from the coding sequence ATGGCTGTTGAAAACATCAATTGTAGTGATAGTAATAACAACAATACCGTCCTGTCACTGTCAGCTGATGAGATTGAAGAATTTTCCAGCTTGGAGAGTACTAAGCTTTGTGTGCCACAAGACCCCTTGGAGGATTTAGACTGGCTCCCTGATTTTACTGATGAAATCATCTCTCTCGATGGCTTTTGCCTAACTCCGGAACATGAAATTAACTTCTCTTACGTTTCACCAAACTCCTACGAGGTGCCGGAACAGAAGACGACTGAAGATATAGACGATGATTACAGTGCTTGGGAAAGCAAAAGGCCAAGATCAGTATTTGAACAAAGTATTACTTTCACCAAGAAGAAGCGGAGGAAGCGTGGGGGCAAGCGTGTGTGGGAGACGAGGGACTTTGCATTAGTAGCTGATGATAAAGAAGCGATTGTTGTTGGTGAAGAGTGGAATTGTAGAAATGTGAGGCGAACGTGCAGTCATTGTCTGAGCGAGAACACTCCACAATGGAGGATGGGGCCATCGGGGCCTAAGACGCTGTGCAACGCTTGTGGGGTGCGATATAAATCGGGGAGGTTAATGCCTGAGTATCGACCTGCTGCAAGTCCAACTTTTGATATCACGAAACATTCCAActttcataagaaaatattaaagagGAAAGGATTTGAAtag
- the LOC18611911 gene encoding AUGMIN subunit 1 yields MNEMISGVGDPVATDATKGGGSDASRIAEVKAWLVTQFDAAGKDVPDFEYTPRSIAYLYNLATVSQAKTQAANIVANDFRQKAAEYRSQAARIREILENVGLAQESLPSNVVASAQVLANVANLLNIRDTELSSFLVAMGDISLRKTGVEEKRAKVHKESKTLLEYTRKAIARLTYLKRTLAQLEDDVSPCEAQMENWKTNLGVMASKERQYIQQYNNYKALLNRVGYTPEINHGVLVEMDEHRKDLEKKTKPILDTLRSYQDLPPDKALAALAIEDKKRQYAAAEKYLEDVLHSALTTSD; encoded by the exons atgaatgaaatgatCTCCGGAGTGGGTGATCCGGTGGCAACAGACGCAACAAAGGGCGGAGGATCAGATGCCTCTCGAATTGCGGAAGTTAAGGCGTGGCTCGTGACTCAGTTTGATGCTGCCGGCAAAGACGTCCCTGATTTCGAATACACCCCGCGAAGCATTGCCTATTTGTACAATCTGGCTACCGTCTCCCAGGCCAAGACTCAAGCTGCCAACATTGTTGCCAACGATTTTCGCCAGAAAGCAGCCGAGTACCGTTCTCAAG CGGCACGGATTAGAGAGATATTGGAGAATGTGGGATTAGCGCAGGAGAGTTTACCTTCAAATGTGGTTGCGTCGGCGCAAGTTCTGGCTAATGTAGCtaatttgttgaatattaGAGACACTGAACTTAGTAG tTTTCTTGTAGCAATGGGTGATATTTCTTTGAGAAAAACTGGGGTAGAGGAGAAGAGGGCCAAAGTGCACAAAGAGTCCAAAACTCTTCTTGAGTATACTAGAAAGGCGATTGCAAGGCTAACCTATCTGAAAAG GACGTTAGCGCAACTAGAAGATGATGTGTCTCCCTGTGAGGCTCAAATGGAAAATTGGAAGACGAACTTAGGAGTTATGGCATCAAAGGAGCGACAGTATATACAACAGTATAACAACTACAAG GCATTATTGAATCGTGTGGGCTACACACCGGAGATTAACCATGGGGTGTTGGTTGAAATGGATGAGCACAGAAAGGATTTAGAGAAGAAGACCAAGCCCATCCTAGATACTTTGAGGAGCTACCAGGACCTGCCTCct GATAAAGCTTTGGCCGCTTTAGCAATTGAGGACAAGAAAAGGCAGTATGCTGCTGCTGAAAAATATCTTGAAGATGTGTTGCATTCAGCCCTTACTACATCAGATTGA
- the LOC18611912 gene encoding RNA polymerase II transcriptional coactivator KIWI: MSYRGKRKDGEDHASDENDDHAPPKKSFKTTAAANSDDTDGIVVCEISKNRRVTVRNWQGKIWVDIREFYVKDGKQMPGKKGIALSLDQWNLLRDHVEEIDKALAENS, from the exons ATGTCTTATAGAGGGAAGAGAAAGGATGGAGAGGATCACGCTTCCGACGAGAACGACGACCACGCGCCTCCCAAGAAATCTTTCAAGACTACTGCTGCCGCCAACTCTGACGATACCGACGGAATCGTTGTGTGCGAG ATATCCAAGAACAGAAGAGTTACGGTGAGGAACTGGCAGGGCAAAATTTGGGTTGATATTCGTGAATTCTATGTGAAGGATGGCAAACAAATGCCTGGCAAAAAAG GTATCGCTCTAAGTCTGGATCAG TGGAATCTTCTACGGGATCATGTCGAGGAAATTGACAAGGCACTTGCTGAGAACTCGTAG